A region from the Jaculus jaculus isolate mJacJac1 chromosome 18, mJacJac1.mat.Y.cur, whole genome shotgun sequence genome encodes:
- the Tfam gene encoding transcription factor A, mitochondrial yields the protein MALLWGALRALGGRRAELCAGCGSLLPSPLSFICGPKWFSSFIGNCPKKPMTKYIRFFRDQLSKCRAQNPEAKNLDIVKEIGRRWKELPESEKKAYEAAYKADWVVYKEELDRFNKALTPSQKEALKKEVLQKRLRRSALAKKRELTVLGKPKRARSAYNIYMSEKFQEASGETLQEKMKSVYEMWKILPSSQKQVYVQLANDDRIRYANEIRSWEKQMAEVGRSDLLRSQKKK from the exons ATGGCGCTGCTGTGGGGCGCGCTGAGGGCGCTGGGTGGGCGGCGGGCTGAGCTGTGCGCGGGCTGCGGAAGTCTGCTGCCCTCCCCGCTCAG TTTTATCTGTGGCCCAAAATGGTTTTCATCCTTCATTGGTAACTGTCCAAAGAAGCCTATGACTAAATACATTCGATTTTTTCGAGACCAGCTATCCAAATGTAGAGCTCAAAACCCAG AAGCAAAAAATTTAGACATAGTTAAAGAAATTGGGAGGCGATGGAAGGAACTTCCTGAGtcagaaaaaaaa GCCTATGAAGCTGCTTATAAAGCAGACTGGGTGGTATATAAGGAAGAACTGGACAGATTTAACAAAGCACTAACTCCAAGTCAGAAAGAAGCTCTTAAAAAAGAAGTCCTGCAAAAACGTTTAAGAAGGAGTGCGCTAGCAAAAAAGAGA gAATTAACAGTGCTTGGGAAACCAAAAAGAGCTCGCTCAGCTTATAACATTTATATGTCTGAAAAATTCCAAGAAGCTTCTGGTGAAACATTGCAG GAAAAGATGAAGTCTGTATATGAGATGTGGAAAATTCTGCCTTCCTCTCAAAAGCAA GTATATGTTCAACTTGCTAATGATGACAGAATTCGTTATGCTAATGAGATCCGGTCTTGGGAAAAACAAATGGCAGAAGTTGGACGAAGTGATCTCTTACGTTCgcagaagaagaaatga